One genomic segment of Sander lucioperca isolate FBNREF2018 chromosome 10, SLUC_FBN_1.2, whole genome shotgun sequence includes these proteins:
- the rab13 gene encoding ras-related protein Rab-13, with protein sequence MAKKYDFLYKLLLIGDSGVGKTCLIIRFAEDNFNSTYISTIGIDFKVKTIEVEGKKVKLQVWDTAGQERFKTITTAYYRGAMGIILVYDITDEKSYENIQNWMKSIKENASAGVCRMLLGNKCDIESKRKVSRETGEKLAKDHGIRFFETSAKSSINVDESFLSLARDILQKSSKKPGPTGREVKITSNTEKKSSKCVLL encoded by the exons ATGGCGAAAAAGTATGATTTCCTTTACAAATTGTTACTCATCGGGGACAGCGGAGTGGGCAAAACATGTCTGATCATTCGTTTTGCTGAGGACAATTTTAACTCCACGTACATTTCCACCATAG GCATTGACTTTAAAGTAAAAACCATTGAAGTGGAGGGAAAGAAAGTGAAACTCCAAGTCTG GGACACAGCAGGGCAGGAGAGGTTCAAGACCATTACGACAGCCTACTACAGAGGAGCCATG GGCATCATCCTGGTGTATGACATCACAGACGAGAAGTCCTACGAGAACATCCAGAATTGGATGAAGAGCATCAAAGAA aatgcatcagCTGGGGTCTGTCGAATGTTACTAGGCAATAAGTGTGACATTGAATCAAAGCGGAAAGTTTCCAGGGAGACAGGAGAAAAG TTGGCAAAAGATCATGGCATCAGGTTCTTTGAGACAAGTGCAAAGTCCAGCATTAACGTGGATGAG TCCTTTCTGTCTTTGGCACGTGACATACTACAGAAATCCAGCAAGAAACCA GGCCCCACAGGCCGAGAGGTGAAAATCACGAGCAATACAGAGAAAAAATCCTCCAAATGTGTTCTTCTCTAG